The Streptomyces sp. NBC_00691 genome has a segment encoding these proteins:
- a CDS encoding ATP-binding protein, protein MSQAPPLSDSLTLATTPNAVRWARLHTTDILSRWRVPAKVIETMELIVSELATNAVQHSKEGEQVSPYSLLSTLRTFELVLEIGNGAVRVSVFDNDEQAPVLKQPGADATSGRGILLVAAVSSRWGHYPVRNGNKTGKVVWAQVSLVPAAEPRRHERAQSRPAQPSETVRSALPRTSEVDPTLLGRVLVGVRGL, encoded by the coding sequence GTGTCCCAGGCACCACCCCTGAGCGACAGCCTCACGCTGGCGACCACGCCGAACGCCGTGCGCTGGGCGAGGCTGCACACCACCGACATCCTCTCTCGCTGGCGGGTGCCGGCCAAAGTCATCGAGACGATGGAACTCATCGTCTCCGAGTTGGCCACGAACGCGGTGCAGCACTCCAAGGAGGGCGAGCAGGTCTCGCCGTACTCCTTGCTGTCGACCTTGAGGACCTTCGAGCTGGTGCTTGAGATCGGCAACGGGGCGGTCCGCGTGTCGGTGTTCGACAACGACGAGCAGGCGCCCGTCCTGAAGCAGCCCGGGGCGGACGCAACGAGCGGCCGGGGGATTCTCCTCGTCGCTGCCGTGAGCAGCAGGTGGGGGCACTACCCCGTCCGCAACGGCAACAAGACCGGAAAGGTTGTGTGGGCCCAGGTCAGCCTCGTGCCTGCGGCCGAACCCCGGAGGCACGAACGGGCTCAGTCGCGTCCGGCTCAGCCTTCGGAGACCGTACGCAGTGCGCTGCCCCGTACGAGTGAGGTCGACCCCACTCTCCTCGGCCGAGTGCTTGTCGGCGTGAGGGGGCTTTGA
- a CDS encoding DUF5999 family protein, translating to MCEHPIACPGADSPDREAAKPTASHYEQGWTLLCNGVLLFEDTGELLPDGQIIAPHRPTPAAVAA from the coding sequence ATGTGCGAGCACCCGATCGCCTGCCCGGGCGCAGACTCCCCTGACAGGGAGGCGGCCAAGCCGACCGCCTCCCACTACGAGCAAGGGTGGACCCTCCTGTGCAACGGGGTCCTGCTCTTCGAGGACACGGGTGAGCTGCTGCCCGACGGCCAGATCATCGCCCCGCACCGCCCCACCCCCGCGGCGGTGGCAGCGTGA
- a CDS encoding helix-turn-helix domain-containing protein encodes MSARVPPLSEAALPHLERQVLELVAEGYEDPEIASRLGLGTDRHVQYRLARIARRFRLGAVARPQLVDHAYTHGALAAPAVLHPLLLEANAYGLVRTLAAGRPVNAYARLRGLKPYQAQYLLKKTRARLNATSRASMIRRAWQRQVLGPTQFAMDLAGLHVEGTQPPEAGRWVIVPLLSGYRLAAPAGGPQPTRHLDVPDQEAADAAGRFISGRPGFAPLWITQPANPGDPVRVSWGRPHSALRSWPSAGPIPPSRDAEFYLAHRA; translated from the coding sequence ATGAGCGCCCGCGTACCCCCGCTCTCCGAGGCGGCGCTGCCACATCTGGAGCGACAGGTCCTGGAGCTAGTTGCTGAGGGCTACGAGGATCCGGAGATCGCATCCCGGCTCGGCCTGGGCACCGACAGGCACGTGCAGTACCGGCTGGCCCGGATCGCGCGCCGCTTCCGGCTCGGCGCTGTCGCCCGGCCTCAGCTCGTGGACCACGCTTACACCCACGGCGCATTGGCCGCTCCCGCCGTTCTCCATCCACTGCTTCTGGAGGCGAACGCGTACGGCCTGGTCCGCACGCTCGCCGCTGGCAGGCCGGTCAACGCCTATGCCCGGCTCCGGGGTCTGAAGCCCTACCAGGCCCAGTACCTACTGAAGAAGACCCGCGCCAGGCTGAATGCCACGTCGCGGGCATCCATGATCCGGCGGGCGTGGCAGCGGCAGGTCCTGGGCCCGACGCAGTTCGCCATGGACCTGGCCGGCCTGCACGTCGAAGGCACCCAGCCGCCGGAAGCGGGGCGCTGGGTCATCGTGCCGCTCTTGAGCGGCTATCGCCTCGCAGCCCCGGCCGGCGGCCCCCAGCCCACCAGGCACCTCGATGTCCCCGACCAGGAGGCGGCCGACGCTGCTGGCCGGTTCATCTCCGGCCGTCCGGGCTTCGCCCCGCTGTGGATCACGCAGCCCGCGAACCCCGGCGACCCGGTCCGCGTCAGCTGGGGCCGACCACACTCGGCACTCCGCTCGTGGCCCAGCGCCGGGCCCATCCCGCCGTCGCGGGATGCCGAGTTCTATCTCGCCCACCGCGCCTGA
- a CDS encoding phosphotransferase, with protein MTITPAPGGFDDFEMYQVLERACEKAGLDSRDARLLRGHTNAVLLLEKEQVVAKIARKGTDVDSVMRTVSFVRWLIEADFPTVPLHPCDQPLIIDGHAVTFWTYLPQPESPVPAWQLAGPLKTLHTLPRPPIALAEHNNIRAIRRSLSAITCLPIARVRYLEHEADRLEEALEGVPFALASGLIQGDPQHRNALHTADGTAVLCDWDTIAQGQPEWDLVTVEVHCRRFGYGEAHYQAFVDAYGLDIRESAGYSVLRDIRELRMVTTNARKVRHAPESLSEIQRRVDGLWRRDEQLQWNIL; from the coding sequence ATGACAATCACGCCGGCCCCCGGTGGGTTCGACGATTTCGAGATGTACCAGGTGCTGGAGCGGGCCTGCGAGAAGGCTGGCCTCGACAGCCGAGACGCGCGTCTCCTCCGCGGCCACACCAATGCGGTCCTCCTTCTGGAGAAGGAGCAGGTGGTAGCCAAGATCGCACGGAAGGGGACGGACGTCGATAGCGTCATGCGCACGGTCTCCTTCGTACGCTGGCTCATCGAAGCAGACTTCCCCACAGTCCCTCTTCACCCTTGCGATCAGCCGCTGATCATCGACGGACACGCTGTCACCTTCTGGACCTACCTGCCACAGCCGGAGAGCCCGGTGCCGGCATGGCAACTGGCGGGGCCCCTGAAGACGCTCCACACCCTGCCTCGACCCCCGATCGCCCTCGCCGAGCACAACAACATCCGCGCGATCCGCCGCTCGCTGAGCGCGATCACCTGCCTCCCTATCGCTCGAGTCCGCTATCTGGAGCATGAGGCGGACCGGCTCGAAGAGGCGCTGGAGGGAGTCCCGTTTGCTCTGGCTTCAGGACTGATTCAGGGCGACCCGCAACACCGAAACGCGCTGCACACTGCCGATGGAACTGCGGTGCTGTGCGACTGGGACACGATCGCCCAAGGCCAGCCGGAATGGGATCTCGTCACCGTCGAAGTCCACTGCCGTCGGTTCGGGTACGGCGAAGCCCACTATCAAGCGTTCGTGGACGCCTACGGGTTGGACATTAGGGAAAGCGCCGGCTACTCAGTTCTCCGCGACATCCGTGAACTGCGCATGGTTACGACAAATGCCCGGAAGGTGCGGCATGCCCCCGAATCTCTGAGTGAGATCCAGCGCCG
- a CDS encoding XRE family transcriptional regulator — MEQLRLWETGKHRPLRSTVLVLAAFYACAPGDLDLDDTRAVEGIVLQVRPPHTPRTDQYSVPDLSERVPATAGSLVDRVDVVRLAVDRTLASATVTPTQLDHIEEMVLWASQEYVSTPPTLMLSRLLDLLAEVQGLAASRQPAAVQVRLSELTAMISTLTADALMKLGDLARSRSWYATARTAADDSGNVELRARVRAQAAMLPFYYGPITSAVSLCREARVISSRVRASATHAFAAAAEARALAKLGAQTEAEEALRYAAKAFEHFGGDSSNDAFAFPERRYLLYKSGTLTALGHTREARVVQEEALALYRDKSGIDPALLRLEAAICFARDRSPDEACQLAGSTFLRMDPAHRTPIVEERAREVVEVLPPAIRAGRAARELLEIIELPPGRM, encoded by the coding sequence GTGGAGCAGCTACGCCTGTGGGAGACAGGAAAGCACCGGCCACTTCGCTCGACAGTTCTCGTACTGGCCGCCTTCTACGCCTGCGCACCAGGCGATTTGGACTTGGACGACACCCGGGCGGTCGAGGGAATCGTTCTTCAGGTACGGCCCCCGCACACGCCTCGCACCGATCAGTACAGCGTGCCCGATCTTTCCGAACGTGTTCCGGCTACTGCAGGATCCCTCGTCGACAGGGTCGATGTCGTACGCCTAGCCGTGGACCGCACCCTTGCCTCGGCCACGGTCACCCCCACCCAGCTGGACCACATTGAGGAGATGGTCCTTTGGGCCAGCCAGGAGTACGTCTCCACGCCGCCGACCTTGATGCTCAGCCGTCTTCTGGACTTGCTCGCGGAGGTCCAGGGACTGGCCGCGTCCCGGCAGCCGGCAGCCGTTCAGGTCCGCCTCTCTGAACTAACCGCCATGATCTCCACGTTGACAGCGGACGCGCTCATGAAGCTCGGCGACCTGGCGCGGTCACGGTCCTGGTACGCCACGGCACGCACCGCCGCGGATGACAGCGGGAACGTCGAGCTTCGCGCCCGTGTCAGGGCTCAGGCCGCGATGCTGCCCTTCTACTACGGTCCGATCACCAGCGCGGTGAGCCTCTGCCGAGAGGCCAGGGTGATCAGTAGCAGAGTCCGGGCTTCTGCCACGCACGCCTTCGCGGCAGCAGCGGAAGCGCGGGCTCTCGCCAAGCTCGGTGCCCAGACCGAGGCCGAGGAGGCGCTGCGGTACGCGGCCAAGGCGTTCGAGCACTTCGGAGGGGACTCGTCCAACGACGCCTTCGCCTTCCCGGAGCGCCGCTACCTGCTCTACAAGAGCGGCACGTTGACAGCACTGGGCCACACCCGCGAGGCACGCGTGGTCCAGGAGGAGGCTCTTGCCCTTTACCGGGACAAGAGCGGAATCGACCCGGCGCTCCTCCGGCTTGAGGCCGCGATCTGCTTCGCGCGGGATCGCAGTCCTGACGAAGCCTGCCAGCTAGCCGGCAGCACCTTCCTGCGGATGGACCCCGCCCACCGCACGCCCATCGTGGAGGAAAGGGCCCGTGAGGTCGTAGAGGTCCTCCCGCCGGCGATACGCGCAGGCCGGGCGGCACGCGAGCTTCTTGAGATCATCGAGCTTCCGCCCGGCCGGATGTGA
- a CDS encoding GntR family transcriptional regulator: MLKRDINRLQSLKIRRTVVPAKSVEDAYHLVYSSTQPWLGLARTQRTASDSPADQLRWEGWIAALTPSPHGIRGTWAKACLLAGQGRDMLWALIEALVPGRSVGSISQEIQQRIASGALAPPSRLRERRLARSLRVPASSVRLALADLATTGLVEVSANGCFAVVAVSAHVSRHSQQQAITICATEMRAA; the protein is encoded by the coding sequence ATGCTGAAGCGGGACATCAACAGGCTCCAGTCACTCAAGATCCGACGCACCGTGGTGCCGGCCAAGTCCGTCGAGGACGCGTACCACCTCGTGTACTCCTCCACCCAGCCGTGGCTCGGCCTTGCCCGAACACAACGCACCGCGAGCGACTCCCCGGCCGATCAACTCCGATGGGAAGGTTGGATCGCGGCCCTCACCCCGTCTCCCCACGGGATCCGGGGCACCTGGGCCAAGGCGTGTCTCCTCGCTGGCCAGGGCCGCGACATGTTGTGGGCCTTGATTGAAGCCCTCGTGCCCGGCCGCTCGGTCGGCTCCATCTCCCAGGAGATCCAGCAGCGCATCGCGAGCGGCGCCCTGGCCCCGCCTTCCCGGCTCCGCGAGCGGAGGCTGGCGAGGTCTCTGCGGGTACCGGCCTCGTCCGTCCGCCTGGCGCTCGCGGACCTCGCCACGACCGGGCTGGTAGAGGTCAGCGCCAACGGATGCTTCGCCGTCGTGGCCGTCAGTGCACACGTGAGTCGGCACAGCCAGCAACAGGCGATCACCATATGCGCGACCGAGATGCGTGCCGCATGA
- a CDS encoding glycoside hydrolase family 15 protein → MEDHGYVGDQRGGALVRRDGSIPWLCLPRFDSAAVFTSLLGTEQHGFWQIAPTMLMDGIAVPASGRQYAGDSLILQTAWSWGSDSAVVSDFMVPGGGAPRLVRVVTGLSGTMTMRSLLRARPDYGSTVPRITKVDRLHAIDLPEGDGGRLWLDADTPVHLEWADLVSDFTVTAGQTVAFALSWREGVDIPPPRPIDDGLLKFTLDFWEAWAARCTYTGPDREAVVRSLLTLGALIYAPTGAIVAAPTTSLPEEIGGVRNYDYRYAWLRDGALTAGVLRKYGYLREAIAWACWAIQASHSGTGRRQIMYGVGGETELPEMELGWLPGYERSAPVRIGNAAADQLQVDTYGELAIEFYDLIQADSSSARRLGPVIVALAEELEQVWEQPDSGIWEIRGPARHFVHSKIMGWATIDRAIRTIEAGHADGPLERWRTLRATIHAEVCENGFDNDLNSFTQSYGSQQLDASLLHALLSGFLPADDKRVIGTVEAIQRELTTDDGLVLRYRTAGHDIGLDGFPGNEGRFLLCSGWLVEGLVFIGRPGDARTVLDSLLAIRTGLGLLAEEYDPRTGRHLGNFPQGFSHVGHLGATAAIAGPNAFSTLRLAGAGS, encoded by the coding sequence ATCGAGGATCACGGGTACGTGGGCGACCAAAGGGGCGGTGCCCTGGTCCGCCGCGACGGCTCGATTCCCTGGTTGTGCCTGCCGCGGTTCGACTCCGCCGCCGTCTTCACCAGTCTCCTGGGTACCGAGCAGCACGGGTTCTGGCAGATCGCTCCCACGATGCTCATGGACGGCATCGCCGTCCCCGCCTCCGGCCGCCAGTACGCGGGCGACTCGCTCATCCTTCAGACCGCGTGGAGTTGGGGCAGCGACAGCGCGGTCGTCAGCGACTTCATGGTGCCCGGCGGTGGCGCTCCGCGCCTGGTGCGGGTCGTGACCGGGCTCTCGGGCACGATGACCATGCGGTCGCTGCTGCGGGCCCGCCCCGACTACGGAAGCACCGTGCCCCGGATCACCAAGGTCGACCGGCTCCACGCGATCGACCTCCCGGAGGGCGACGGCGGCAGGCTGTGGCTCGACGCCGACACCCCCGTGCACCTCGAGTGGGCTGACCTCGTATCGGACTTCACCGTCACCGCCGGACAGACTGTCGCCTTCGCCCTCTCCTGGCGGGAGGGCGTGGACATCCCACCGCCCAGGCCGATCGACGATGGTCTGCTGAAGTTCACCCTGGACTTCTGGGAGGCATGGGCCGCCCGCTGCACCTACACCGGCCCGGACCGCGAGGCGGTCGTCCGCTCCCTACTCACCCTGGGCGCCCTCATCTACGCACCCACGGGTGCCATCGTGGCCGCGCCGACCACCTCACTGCCCGAAGAGATCGGCGGCGTCCGCAACTACGACTACCGCTACGCCTGGCTCAGGGACGGCGCCCTCACCGCCGGCGTCCTGCGCAAGTACGGCTACCTGCGCGAGGCGATCGCCTGGGCGTGCTGGGCGATTCAGGCCAGCCACAGCGGGACAGGCCGGCGGCAGATCATGTACGGAGTCGGCGGCGAAACCGAGCTCCCGGAGATGGAACTGGGCTGGCTGCCCGGATACGAGCGGTCGGCTCCGGTCCGCATCGGCAACGCCGCCGCAGACCAGCTCCAGGTCGACACCTACGGCGAACTCGCCATCGAGTTCTACGACCTCATCCAGGCGGACAGCAGCTCCGCCCGGCGGCTCGGCCCGGTCATCGTCGCGCTCGCCGAGGAGCTGGAGCAGGTCTGGGAGCAGCCAGACTCGGGCATCTGGGAGATCCGCGGTCCCGCCCGCCACTTCGTCCATTCCAAGATCATGGGATGGGCCACCATCGACCGGGCCATCCGCACCATCGAGGCCGGCCACGCCGACGGGCCGCTGGAGCGGTGGCGGACTCTGCGCGCCACCATCCACGCCGAGGTGTGCGAGAACGGCTTCGACAACGACCTCAACTCCTTCACCCAGTCCTACGGGTCGCAGCAGCTCGACGCCTCCCTCCTTCACGCCCTGCTCTCCGGATTCCTGCCAGCCGATGACAAGCGGGTCATCGGCACGGTGGAGGCCATCCAGCGAGAACTCACCACCGACGACGGGCTCGTCCTCAGATACCGCACCGCCGGTCACGACATCGGGCTCGACGGCTTCCCGGGCAACGAAGGACGGTTCCTGCTCTGCAGCGGGTGGCTGGTCGAGGGCCTCGTCTTCATTGGACGTCCCGGTGATGCTCGCACCGTCCTCGACAGCCTTCTCGCCATCCGTACCGGCCTCGGCCTGCTCGCCGAGGAGTACGACCCGCGAACCGGCCGCCACCTCGGAAACTTCCCGCAGGGGTTCAGTCACGTCGGTCACCTGGGCGCGACCGCCGCAATCGCGGGCCCCAACGCCTTCAGCACGCTC